In the Clostridium sp. 'White wine YQ' genome, ATGCATCAATGAATCAAACATTGGGTCAAGAAATTCCATTAGCAGAAGTTGATGATTGGGCACAACTAGAACCTGAAGTGACTATAACAAATGTAGATAAGCCATTGTTTTCTTATTTCAAAATGCCACTAGCTAACGCAATAGATCCTTCATCACCTTTAGGAGTTTCTGTTTATGCTAGAGTTTCAAAGGATTTGTTAAAGAAGGTAGATGAGCAATGGTCAAGAATACTTTGGGAATATGAAGGGTCTGAATTAGGAATAGATATTGATTCAGATATGCTTAAAAGAGATGAAAGTGGAAATTCAATAATGCCACAAGGCAAAGAAAGACTTTACAGAAAATTTGATATAGATCCAAATTCAAGTGGTACAAGTCAATGGAATATATTTAGTCCGGAAATACGAGATAGTTCACTTTTCAATGGATTAAACCAGCTTATTAGGAAAGTCGAATTTCTATGTGGTTTAGCATACGGAACTTTAAGTGATCCAAATGATACAGATAAAACAGCTGAGGAAATCAAATCTAGTAAGCAAAGATCATATCAAACTGTTAAAGACATTCAGAAAGCTTTAAAAAATGCTCTTGAAGGTTTAGCTTATGCAATGAGTGTTTGGGGACAACTTGGAGGTTTATCAGTATCTCCAGTTGATGTAGATAAAGATATGAGTTTTGACTTTGATGATAGTATTGTAGTTGATAAAGAAAAAGAGCTAGCAGGCATGCAAGCAGATGTTTCTAGTGGATTATTAAGACCAGAAATATATCTTGCTAAGAAATATGGTATTAGTGAGGAAGAAGCTCTTAAAATGATGCCTGATACATCTACTACTATTAGGAATTCACCTTTTGAAGGTACTGTTGAGTAGGTGATTATTTATGTCATTAACTCCAGAACAATTAAGTAATATACCTCAGAATATTATTGACTTATATTCACAGTTAGAGAGCTTCATAATAGAGGATTTTGCTAGAAGAGCTGCAAAGACAGGAAGAATAACTTCTACTGCAGAATGGATATCAGAGAGAGCAAATGAGCTTGGAATATCAATGCAGTTAATAGAGAAAGAAACGGCAAGAATTTTAGGATTATCATTAGAGGAAATTCAAATAATTATAGAAGAAAGCGCTTCGGTATCTTTAGAAGCAGAAAATAAAATCTATCAAAAGGCTGGATTATCGACAGTTAAAATTAAAGGTAATTCAATTTTAGAAGGATATATAGAAGCGGCTATAAAGCAAACTAAAGGTGAATTAAGAAATATAACAAAGTCTTTAGGTTTTGCAGTTATGGAAAACGGAAAGGTAAAATATAAGCCTATAGCAAAGTTCTATCAAGATACATTGAATTTAGCACAAATGAAAATAAGTACAGGGGTACAAGATTATAATTCTGCAATTAAAGAGGCAGTCAAGAAAATAACTGATAGCGGATTAAGATATGTTGACTATGATAATGGGTGGTCAAATCATATTGATGTTGCAGTTAGAAGAAGTGTTTTAACTTCGACTAATCAAATGAGTCAAAAAATTAATGATAAAACAATTGAAGATTTAGATTTAGATATAGTAGAGGTAACAGCACATAGTGGAGCTAGAGATAAAGGAACAGGACCAAAGAATCATAAATCGTGGCAAGGCAAGTGGTATTCGCTTAGTGGAAAAAGTAAAGAATATCCTTCATTAAAAAAAGTTACAGGCTATGGAACTGGTGAAGGTCTTGGGGGATATAACTGTAGGCATCAATATCATGGAGTAATCCCAGATGTATCTACACCAACATATACAGATAGTCAATTAAGGAATATAGATCCTAAAGAGTTTGGTTATAAAGGTAAAAAATACACTGCATATGAAGCTGCACAATACCAGCGAAAAATAGAAAGTGCTATGAGAGATACCAAAAGACAACTTCTAGCATATAAAGCAGCAGGTTTAGATGATGAATACACTAAATCAAGTATATTATTACAAAGGCAGAAACAAGAATATAAAGAGTTCTCTAATGCTTCAGGATTAAGAAGGAAGAATGAGCGAAATCAAGTAATAGGATTTGACAAATCAAACAGCCAAAAGGCAGTTTCAACGTATAAGAAAGTTGAAAAAGAAGCTAATAAGTTGTATAATTTAGGAAATACTCAAGATAATATTAATGCATATATAAGAGATAAACCCATAAGAGATAAATTAAGTGAAAACAATATTGAATTCTTACAAAGAATAAGTGGCAAAGAGGTTATAGTAAAAAAATATATACCTCAAATTGAAAATGTAGCTCAACATGTAATAGATAATATGAATACTAAAGTTGATAGAGTTAATATGACTGAAGAGAATGCACAAGAATTTATTAATAATGCAAAGTTAGTATTATATGACACTGAACGGGAGACGATAAAATTCCTTTCACAAAATGGATATGCAGTATTAAATCTTGATAATAAACTTGTTACTGCAGTACCACAAAAATGGAGGAATAAATATAATAAATACATAAAGGGGGAGTGATGAAATGCCGTCTGCAGATAGCTTAAAATACTGTCCATTGCTTAAAAGAGAAATTAGAAGAGCGTATTGTTTAGAAATTGGAGATGTCAGAAATGATGACATGGATATTGAACACATAGAGGATAGATTTGATATTGACGTAGCAAATGAAATTTGTGAAAAATGTGGTTGGGATAGAACACCTATAAAATAAGAGCACTTA is a window encoding:
- a CDS encoding phage minor capsid protein → MSLTPEQLSNIPQNIIDLYSQLESFIIEDFARRAAKTGRITSTAEWISERANELGISMQLIEKETARILGLSLEEIQIIIEESASVSLEAENKIYQKAGLSTVKIKGNSILEGYIEAAIKQTKGELRNITKSLGFAVMENGKVKYKPIAKFYQDTLNLAQMKISTGVQDYNSAIKEAVKKITDSGLRYVDYDNGWSNHIDVAVRRSVLTSTNQMSQKINDKTIEDLDLDIVEVTAHSGARDKGTGPKNHKSWQGKWYSLSGKSKEYPSLKKVTGYGTGEGLGGYNCRHQYHGVIPDVSTPTYTDSQLRNIDPKEFGYKGKKYTAYEAAQYQRKIESAMRDTKRQLLAYKAAGLDDEYTKSSILLQRQKQEYKEFSNASGLRRKNERNQVIGFDKSNSQKAVSTYKKVEKEANKLYNLGNTQDNINAYIRDKPIRDKLSENNIEFLQRISGKEVIVKKYIPQIENVAQHVIDNMNTKVDRVNMTEENAQEFINNAKLVLYDTERETIKFLSQNGYAVLNLDNKLVTAVPQKWRNKYNKYIKGE
- a CDS encoding phage portal protein, with protein sequence MFDTFKNFVKVVINKLFNKDLIQQKTNVSIAVSNDMSNAIDLWTKLYMDEAPWVNNKTIFSMNTAAGIASEFARLVTLEFKSEISNNEFLNKEYQVVVDNIRNYTEFACAKGGLVFKPYLNGDHIEIDLVQADAFFPTAYNSRGEITGIVFIETKVIGEYTYSRLEYHNLSKDGYLIKNSAFKNRNYNQVNASMNQTLGQEIPLAEVDDWAQLEPEVTITNVDKPLFSYFKMPLANAIDPSSPLGVSVYARVSKDLLKKVDEQWSRILWEYEGSELGIDIDSDMLKRDESGNSIMPQGKERLYRKFDIDPNSSGTSQWNIFSPEIRDSSLFNGLNQLIRKVEFLCGLAYGTLSDPNDTDKTAEEIKSSKQRSYQTVKDIQKALKNALEGLAYAMSVWGQLGGLSVSPVDVDKDMSFDFDDSIVVDKEKELAGMQADVSSGLLRPEIYLAKKYGISEEEALKMMPDTSTTIRNSPFEGTVE